The following proteins are encoded in a genomic region of Cercospora beticola chromosome 8, complete sequence:
- a CDS encoding uncharacterized protein (BUSCO:EOG09260NC6), with protein MFNRDALFGGRKEAPPGQRQPVRPQQPPPPGGSSHDREKQYDQGGARRMQLQPVSSPRELIFSNLCAVSPQDIGPSRDGGDVHIMINGQYVLSARPHPQIQRGQIGLNDFQRTWMQVALTDIVEVEPYDPFRQGAQSYLGNMDIEIGFAGTRPQQAPPFDQDELADAVVKVFRNQIFAPGQSFGLDFRGGPKLRLTIKTVELVDLASLKSSGQQQQQTHPHARGILTPETQINFYKDAKSPLQLKGSTRRPAANSVIRPDFKFEDMGIGGLDKEFSDIFRRAFASRIFPPGLAEKLGIQHVRGILLYGPPGTGKTLIARQIGKMLNAREPKVINGPEVLNKYVGQSEENIRKLFADAEKEQKEKGDESGLHIIIFDELDAVCKQRGSGAGGGTGVGDSVVNQLLSKLDGVEQLNNILLIGMTNRKDMIDEALLRSGRLEVHMEISLPDEPGRRQILKIHTEKMRSNGKLGGDVDLAELARQTRNFSGAEISGLVKSASSFALQRHIKGGTVAALSDDINDMQLHMADFLGALDEVKPLFGVSEEVLEDCVEGGIIHYGPQIDKILRNGRDFVEQVRTGTTRLHSVLLHGPRGSGKTALAAQIALNSQFPFIKLVRAVDMVGMNEIQKIQHLSKVFTDAYKSPLNVLVLDNIELMVDWVPVGPRFSSAVLAALKGLMDNRPPKNRPLLILATTSERTVMQQLQLYFKAQIAIPALQTQQELAHVMRESSQFSQQDVDRAIGEIQENLGGEKRIGVGIQQIILAIQTAVQDREDRVGRFVDLMCEYINDAAAGIV; from the exons ATGTTTAATCGCGATGCGCTGTTCGGTGGTAGGAAAGAGGCCCCTCCTGGACAGCGCCAACCAGTCCGCCCACAACAACCACCTCCGCCCGGCGGCTCCTCACACGATCGAGAAAAGCAATACGACCAAGGTGGCGCACGCAGAATGCAGCTACAACCTGTCTCCTCTCCGCGAGAGCTGATCTTCTCGAACCTTTGTGCCGTATCGCCTCAAGACATCGGACCTTCAAGAGATGGCGGGGATGTTCACATCATGATAAATGGGCAATACGTGTTGTCAGCGCGCCCTCATCCACAAATACAGCGTGGTCAGATCGGTTTAAACGACTTCCAGCGAACATGGATGCAGGTTGCACTCACAGACATTGTGGAAGTTGAGCCATACGACCCATTCCGACAGGGCGCACAGAGTTATTTGGGCAACATGGACATCGAGATTGGGTTCGCTGGCACGAGACCTCAGCAGGCACCGCCCTTTGACCAAGACGAGCTCGCAGACGCAGTGGTCAAGGTCTTCCGCAACCAGATATTTGCGCCAGGACAAAGCTTCGGTCTGGACTTCAGAGGTGGTCCGAAGCTTCGCCTGACTATCAAGACTGTGGAGTTGGTCGATCTGGCTTCACTAAAGAGCTCAggacaacaacagcagcaaacacATCCACATGCGCGAGGCATTCTGACCCCCGAAACGCAAATCAACTTCTACAAAGATGCCAAGTCACCACTTCAGCTCAAGGGGTCGACGCGGCGGCCGGCTGCGAACTCCGTCATTCGGCCTGACTTCAAATTCGAGGATATGGGCATTGGTGGACTGGACAAGGAGTTCAGCGACATCTTCCGACGTGCTTTCGCATCGCGCATCTTCCCACCTGGCCTGGCAGAGAAGCTGGGTATCCAGCATGTCCGCGGTATTCTATTGTACGGTCCTCCTGGAACAGGCAAAACACTCATTGCTCGTCAAATCGGCAAGATGCTGAATGCCCGCGAACCCAAGGTCATCAATGGTCCGGAAGTCTTGAACAAATATGTCGGACAGTCAGAAGAGAACATTCGAAAACTCTTCGCAGATGCAGAAAAGGAACAGAAAGAAAAGGGCGACGAATCAGGCCTacacatcatcatcttcgacgaATTGGATGCCGTATGCAAGCAGCGTGgttctggtgctggtggcggcACAGGCGTAGGCGACAGCGTGGTGAACCAGCTGCTGTCCAAGCTGGACGGTGTTGAGCAGCTGAACAATATCCTCCTCATTGGTATGACGAATCGCAAGGATATGATTGATGAGGCACTATTGCGATCTGGCCGTTTGGAAGTACACATGGAAATCAGCTTGCCTGACGAGCCTGGGCGGAGGCAGATCCTCAAAATTCATACGGAGAAGATGCGTTCCAATGGCAAGCTCGGCGGCGATGTTGACCTGGCAGAACTGGCGCGACAGACCAGAAACTTCTCAGGAGCTGAGATCAGTGGTCTGGTGAAATCTG CAAGCTCCTTTGCTTTGCAGAGACACATCAAGGGAGGCACTGTTGCCGCCCTATCAGATGACATAAATGACATGCAGCTCCACATGGCCGACTTCCTTGGAGCCCTCGATGAGGTAAAACCGCTATTTGGAGTTAGCGAAGAAGTTCTGGAAGACTGTGTCGAGGGTGGCATAATTCACTACGGCCCCCAAATTGATAAGATCCTGAGGAACGGTCGCGATTTTGTTGAGCAAGTCAGAACAGGCACGACGCGTCTCCACTCCGTACTCCTCCATGGTCCGCGCGGAAGCGGAAAAACTGCACTCGCCGCACAAATCGCTCTGAATTCACAGTTTCCATTTATCAAGCTGGTACGGGCCGTCGACATGGTTGGGATGAACGAGATTCAGAAGATACAGCACCTCAGCAAGGTCTTCACAGACGCCTACAAGAGTCCGCTCAATGTGCTGGTCCTTGACAACATAGAACTCATGGTCGACTGGGTTCCAGTCGGCCCGCGTTTTAGCTCTGCCGTTCTGGCGGCCCTCAAGGGCTTGATGGACAACAGACCCCCGAAGAACAGGCCCCTTCTCATTCTGGCCACGACCTCCGAGCGCACAGTTATGCAGCAATTGCAGCTCTATTTCAAAGCACAAATCGCCATCCCCGCTCTTCAAACCCAGCAGGAGCTCGCACATGTTATGCGTGAATCCAGCCAGTTCTCGCAGCAAGATGTGGACAGAGCGATCGGCGAAATTCAGGAGAACTTGggtggagagaagagaatTGGTGTGGGCATCCAGCAGATTATTTTGGCGATCCAGACTGCGGTACAGGATCGCGAGGATCGTGTCGGAAGGTTTGTAGATCTGATGTGCGAGTATATCAATGATGCGGCAGCGGGGATCGTGTGA